Proteins from a genomic interval of Candidatus Hydrothermales bacterium:
- a CDS encoding glycosyltransferase family 2 protein codes for MKDLSLIIVNYYSKDLIKELLDSLPYSVKREAEIIIVNNSPSENLDFEGYPFLKVINNEANLGFAKAVNIGIKVSRGEYILLVNPDVKFISGFESALELIKKRKEIGMLVPLMINKNGEKIPPWRDTESHFRTLLFLLGYADFIKKKEKRRIKEKFVPLAPCACALFPSKVFKRVGYFDENFFLFKEDGDLVRRLRKEKFYIYFYPKWIVYHEFGGTHKESLFAFYHRIRSLYYFYKKNQKIMYPFIRILLPLFFLIKSILSKNFKYFLISLNFKIFLKNIDL; via the coding sequence ATGAAAGATCTAAGCCTTATTATAGTTAATTATTATTCTAAAGATTTAATAAAAGAGCTTTTAGATTCTTTGCCCTATAGTGTTAAAAGGGAGGCAGAAATTATAATTGTAAACAATTCACCTTCTGAAAACCTTGATTTTGAGGGTTATCCTTTTTTGAAAGTGATAAATAATGAGGCGAATTTAGGATTTGCGAAGGCCGTAAATATAGGTATAAAGGTAAGTAGGGGTGAGTATATCCTTCTTGTTAATCCAGATGTTAAATTTATCAGTGGGTTTGAAAGTGCTTTAGAGCTTATAAAGAAAAGAAAGGAAATAGGTATGCTTGTTCCGCTTATGATAAATAAAAATGGAGAAAAGATTCCACCTTGGAGAGATACGGAGTCTCATTTTAGGACTCTTTTATTTTTGTTAGGTTATGCAGATTTTATTAAAAAAAAGGAAAAAAGGAGGATTAAGGAAAAGTTTGTTCCTCTTGCACCCTGTGCCTGTGCCCTATTTCCCTCAAAAGTTTTTAAAAGGGTAGGCTACTTTGACGAGAATTTTTTTCTTTTTAAAGAAGATGGAGATTTAGTGAGAAGGTTAAGAAAGGAGAAATTTTACATATATTTTTATCCTAAATGGATCGTCTATCATGAATTCGGTGGAACCCACAAAGAAAGTCTTTTTGCTTTCTATCACAGAATAAGATCCCTTTACTATTTTTACAAAAAAAATCAAAAAATAATGTATCCTTTTATTAGAATTCTATTGCCACTCTTTTTTTTAATTAAATCGATCCTCTCAAAAAACTTTAAATACTTTTTAATCTCTCTAAATTTTAAAATTTTTTTAAAAAACATAGATCTTTGA
- a CDS encoding UvrD-helicase domain-containing protein: protein MLQKKLGKYEILRWLGGGTFGDVYLVRDTLIDKLFAIKVPRIRKEEWEILKREAKVLSELLHENIVRFYSVDIIENNLIMTMEYVEGFSLRNLIKSAPVDEDLVLKIFKKVLLALSYAHSRGFLHRDLKPENILLTSDYEPKISDFGLALIFQEKVSGNIVGTPLYLAPEGWRGNYSEKTDIFAVGCMMYECFTGFPPFQGRTFEEIREKIKKGNFKRLTENVSENTRRVIEKAIDPDPEKRFKTAKEMYESLEEGLKVSYMALIDVKIGDKKKNILEDLTDEQRDAVTTEERFVLVVGGAGTGKTTCLIRRASYLIEVKNFEPEEIIITTFTGKGINEIKSRLMLLLSKKNFISLNVSTLHSLGLQVIYTGGERIGFNMEEAKVISRSESFQIIRNNFTEFSQVELEEVIKTISVSKINLLTPEDLLRSDYAWLRKCGLVYKRYSEILRENNLLDYDDLIFYSNLILDNYEDIKERFSENIKYLLVDEFQDLSYGEVSLLRKLREKGGSLFATGDPDQAIYGFKGASTEFINNFEKYFENSKIYYLTKSFRIPEHIYEAGLKILSKIKDRKEFFFTPAEKKGERIFVFHAEDEKEEAKFISKEIKILLSQGTKEEKIAVLSRFSYYLKNIQETLKKENIPFNVEGKSRFYTKSLVRALIGYLESVQFSKREVLKKTLKYFLGNKKISEDILKLWKTHQKEKFSKTPFEIVDEFLEKINFYEFLKNLPPDQEKEERETLDEFFFLLREYKAKELKKFLDSFSILESLETDSKEGGVFLSTIHGAKGLEFDVVFITGVAESIIPSIRSLSQKKELDEERRLFYVALTRSCEKVFITRPKMKAGKKLTPSRFIEEMIIS, encoded by the coding sequence ATGTTACAGAAAAAGCTGGGAAAATATGAAATTTTAAGGTGGCTGGGAGGTGGAACTTTCGGTGATGTTTACCTTGTAAGAGATACCTTAATTGATAAACTTTTTGCAATAAAGGTTCCAAGAATAAGAAAAGAAGAATGGGAAATTTTAAAAAGAGAGGCTAAAGTTTTATCCGAGCTTTTACATGAAAATATCGTTAGATTCTACTCTGTTGACATAATAGAGAATAATCTCATAATGACAATGGAGTATGTAGAGGGATTCTCACTTAGAAATCTGATAAAATCTGCACCTGTTGATGAGGATCTTGTTTTAAAAATTTTTAAAAAAGTTCTCCTTGCCCTTTCCTATGCTCATTCAAGGGGCTTTTTGCATAGAGATTTAAAACCTGAAAACATTCTCTTAACATCTGATTATGAACCTAAAATCTCAGATTTTGGACTTGCCCTTATCTTCCAAGAAAAAGTAAGTGGAAACATTGTTGGAACACCACTTTATCTTGCACCTGAGGGTTGGAGGGGAAATTACTCTGAAAAAACCGACATCTTTGCAGTGGGTTGCATGATGTATGAGTGCTTTACAGGATTCCCACCATTTCAAGGTAGAACCTTTGAAGAAATTAGGGAAAAAATAAAAAAGGGGAATTTTAAAAGACTCACAGAAAATGTAAGTGAAAATACAAGAAGGGTTATAGAAAAGGCAATAGATCCCGATCCTGAAAAGAGATTTAAAACAGCAAAGGAAATGTATGAATCACTTGAAGAAGGATTGAAAGTTTCTTATATGGCACTGATAGATGTAAAGATAGGTGATAAGAAAAAAAATATATTAGAAGATTTAACAGATGAACAAAGGGATGCTGTAACCACAGAAGAAAGGTTTGTACTTGTAGTTGGTGGTGCGGGGACTGGTAAGACAACTTGTCTAATAAGAAGAGCATCTTATCTTATTGAAGTTAAAAATTTTGAGCCAGAAGAAATCATTATTACGACTTTCACGGGCAAGGGGATAAATGAAATAAAATCACGTCTGATGCTTCTTCTTTCAAAGAAAAATTTTATTTCATTAAATGTTTCCACATTACATAGTTTAGGTTTACAGGTTATTTATACTGGGGGAGAAAGAATAGGTTTTAACATGGAAGAAGCTAAAGTTATTTCAAGAAGTGAAAGTTTTCAGATAATTAGAAATAACTTTACTGAGTTTTCTCAGGTTGAACTTGAAGAAGTAATTAAAACTATTTCAGTTTCTAAAATTAATTTACTTACACCTGAGGATCTTTTAAGATCAGATTATGCTTGGCTTAGAAAATGTGGTCTTGTTTACAAAAGATATTCAGAAATTTTAAGAGAAAATAACTTGTTAGATTACGATGACTTGATATTTTATTCAAATCTTATACTTGATAACTATGAAGATATAAAGGAAAGATTTTCGGAAAATATTAAGTATTTGCTTGTTGATGAGTTTCAAGATTTAAGTTATGGTGAGGTGTCACTTTTAAGAAAATTAAGAGAAAAAGGTGGATCTTTATTTGCTACAGGTGATCCGGACCAAGCTATTTACGGTTTTAAAGGAGCTTCTACAGAATTTATAAACAATTTCGAGAAATACTTTGAAAACTCAAAAATATACTATCTTACAAAATCCTTTAGAATACCAGAACATATTTATGAAGCAGGTTTAAAGATTTTATCTAAAATAAAAGATAGGAAAGAGTTTTTCTTTACACCTGCTGAAAAAAAGGGAGAAAGGATCTTTGTTTTTCATGCCGAAGACGAAAAAGAAGAGGCTAAGTTTATTTCTAAAGAAATAAAAATTTTACTCTCACAGGGTACTAAAGAGGAAAAGATAGCTGTTTTATCAAGATTTTCTTACTATCTAAAAAATATACAAGAGACGTTAAAAAAGGAAAATATACCTTTTAACGTTGAGGGTAAATCAAGATTTTATACTAAGAGTCTTGTTAGGGCACTTATAGGTTATCTCGAATCTGTTCAGTTTAGCAAAAGAGAAGTTCTTAAAAAGACTTTAAAATATTTCCTGGGAAATAAGAAAATAAGTGAAGATATTTTAAAATTGTGGAAAACTCATCAGAAAGAGAAATTTTCAAAAACCCCCTTTGAAATAGTTGATGAATTTCTTGAAAAAATTAACTTTTATGAGTTTCTTAAAAATTTACCTCCAGATCAAGAAAAAGAAGAAAGGGAAACTTTAGATGAATTTTTCTTCCTTTTAAGGGAATATAAGGCTAAAGAGTTAAAAAAATTCTTAGATTCCTTTTCAATTTTAGAGAGTCTTGAAACTGACTCAAAGGAAGGGGGTGTTTTTCTCTCTACGATTCATGGTGCTAAGGGTCTTGAATTTGATGTAGTTTTTATAACAGGTGTTGCTGAATCTATCATTCCCAGTATTAGAAGTCTATCACAAAAGAAAGAGTTAGATGAAGAAAGAAGACTCTTTTACGTTGCTTTAACAAGGAGTTGTGAAAAGGTTTTTATAACAAGACCTAAGATGAAAGCTGGAAAAAAACTTACGCCCTCACGGTTTATTGAAGAGATGATTATTTCATGA
- a CDS encoding Mur ligase family protein yields the protein MNFLEANSFLESLINYEKKNIKGEFDFERFLKDLNEFGNPQLHLKNPCIIAGTKGKGSTAHHIVSGFIQKGFKNVGLYTSPHVMDVRERIRIGNDLISEKDFIFYVSKIKEKVEKGIFLTYFEALTIIAFLYFKDKNTDFNVLEIGLGGRLDAVNSCQTDFSIITPISYDHEHILGNTLSKIAYEKSFVIKGKNTIISPQPKEVLEVLIDRAKKVKSEVYLLSLKIPFKIKEASLNGTSFKIYFDNRWHEVFTKLIGDFQAINAACAFLYLYLMGIKNYEFTEFKIFGRFEKILDNPFFIVDGAHNPLSISAVVRNVKNIIKKTPDFLIFGSNKDKNIAKMLKILERLEPKNLVLTQSHIPRRENPKVIYEIAKGLNFSKIATFEDAYEAFNFCLENSNSSSLILLVGSFYLVELAKKFVNFIIK from the coding sequence ATGAACTTTTTAGAAGCAAATTCATTTCTTGAATCTCTCATAAATTATGAGAAAAAAAACATAAAGGGTGAATTTGATTTTGAAAGATTTTTAAAAGACCTTAATGAATTTGGTAATCCTCAGCTTCATCTTAAAAATCCTTGTATAATTGCTGGCACAAAGGGAAAGGGAAGCACAGCACATCATATTGTCTCTGGTTTTATTCAAAAGGGCTTTAAGAACGTTGGCCTTTATACATCTCCCCATGTTATGGACGTAAGAGAAAGAATCAGAATAGGAAATGATCTTATTTCTGAAAAAGATTTTATATTTTATGTTTCAAAAATAAAGGAAAAAGTTGAAAAGGGAATTTTTTTGACTTATTTTGAGGCTTTAACAATTATTGCTTTTTTATATTTTAAAGATAAAAATACAGACTTCAACGTTTTAGAGATAGGACTTGGGGGAAGACTTGATGCTGTAAATTCTTGCCAAACTGACTTTTCAATAATTACACCAATCAGCTATGATCATGAACATATTCTGGGAAATACCCTTTCAAAAATTGCCTACGAGAAAAGTTTTGTCATAAAAGGTAAAAATACTATAATTTCTCCCCAACCAAAAGAGGTTCTTGAAGTTTTAATTGATAGAGCGAAAAAAGTAAAAAGTGAAGTGTACCTTCTCTCACTGAAAATACCATTTAAAATTAAGGAGGCTTCTTTAAATGGAACCTCTTTTAAAATATATTTTGACAACAGGTGGCATGAAGTTTTTACTAAGTTAATTGGAGATTTCCAGGCTATAAACGCAGCTTGTGCTTTTTTATACCTTTACCTTATGGGAATTAAAAATTACGAGTTTACCGAATTCAAAATCTTTGGTAGATTTGAAAAAATTCTCGATAACCCATTTTTTATCGTTGATGGCGCCCATAATCCCCTATCAATCTCTGCTGTTGTTAGAAATGTTAAAAATATTATCAAAAAAACACCTGATTTTCTTATTTTTGGATCAAATAAAGATAAAAATATAGCAAAAATGTTAAAAATTTTAGAAAGACTTGAACCTAAAAATTTAGTTTTAACTCAATCACATATACCAAGAAGAGAAAACCCTAAAGTTATCTACGAAATAGCAAAAGGACTAAATTTTAGTAAAATAGCTACCTTTGAAGATGCCTATGAAGCTTTTAACTTTTGTCTTGAAAACTCAAACTCAAGTTCTCTTATACTTTTAGTAGGATCTTTCTATCTTGTTGAACTCGCAAAGAAATTCGTTAACTTTATTATAAAATAA
- a CDS encoding undecaprenyl-diphosphate phosphatase produces MKEIILGLFQGLTEFLPISSSGHLVLLQEILGFNIKGIGIETLLHLATFFSVIFYFRNRLIAYYYKNFFKIIVGILPAGIFALFFREKIEYFFEDADFLFIFFFLNGFYLLLSFLKEGNKVLDIKKALIIGFFQIFALLPGISRSGITITTGLLLKVSSRESFEFSFYMYLPLVLGAFLIEIDDLKNLEVLPSIFSFIFAFLSGLLALYILEGSLKKKYFPFFGIYTILLSIFCFFNLNK; encoded by the coding sequence TTGAAAGAGATAATACTTGGTTTATTTCAAGGTTTAACAGAGTTTTTACCCATTTCATCTTCAGGCCATTTGGTTTTACTGCAAGAAATCTTAGGCTTTAACATAAAAGGAATAGGAATTGAAACTTTATTACATCTTGCTACTTTTTTCTCGGTTATTTTTTACTTTAGAAATAGGTTAATAGCCTATTATTACAAAAATTTTTTTAAAATAATAGTTGGGATATTGCCAGCAGGTATCTTTGCCCTTTTTTTTAGAGAAAAAATTGAGTATTTTTTTGAAGATGCCGATTTTCTTTTTATCTTCTTTTTTCTAAACGGCTTTTATCTTTTACTTTCTTTTTTAAAAGAGGGAAACAAAGTTTTGGATATAAAAAAGGCACTTATAATTGGCTTTTTTCAAATATTTGCACTTTTACCTGGTATTTCAAGATCAGGAATAACAATTACGACTGGTCTTTTGTTAAAAGTAAGTTCAAGGGAAAGCTTTGAGTTTTCTTTCTATATGTATCTTCCACTTGTACTCGGCGCTTTCCTAATTGAAATTGATGACTTAAAAAACTTAGAAGTTTTACCCTCTATTTTCTCTTTTATTTTTGCCTTTTTATCAGGACTTCTTGCCCTTTATATCCTTGAAGGTTCACTAAAGAAGAAATACTTTCCCTTTTTTGGTATTTACACTATACTTCTTTCCATATTTTGCTTTTTTAACCTAAATAAATAA
- a CDS encoding chemotaxis protein CheW, producing MKEKDEISFQKFLDFIKEKEIEKAEEKQLLKEEEKILDFKGIDKREIDKREEREITMIKEELKPTDIVEVEGELEEPEEYLIFKVSDESYAVYTYQATEVVTDLEIIESADLPEYALGMTNFRNLMIPVLSFSKLLGIDKEVEPYSYLFIEKEKREHFFIRVSQVRGIFKKKDVKLLEVPFNLDKEIVKKIILIDKELIPLIDIIKLVEKRK from the coding sequence ATGAAAGAAAAAGATGAAATAAGTTTTCAAAAGTTTCTCGATTTTATAAAAGAAAAAGAGATAGAGAAAGCAGAAGAAAAACAACTACTTAAAGAAGAGGAAAAAATATTGGATTTTAAGGGGATCGATAAGAGAGAAATTGATAAAAGAGAAGAAAGGGAGATCACTATGATTAAAGAGGAGTTAAAACCAACGGATATAGTTGAAGTTGAGGGTGAATTAGAAGAACCAGAGGAATACTTAATTTTTAAAGTAAGTGATGAAAGTTACGCTGTTTATACCTATCAGGCAACAGAGGTTGTAACAGACTTAGAGATAATTGAATCAGCTGATCTTCCTGAATATGCCTTAGGTATGACTAATTTTAGAAATTTAATGATTCCTGTTTTATCTTTTTCAAAATTACTCGGAATTGATAAGGAAGTAGAGCCTTACTCTTATCTTTTTATTGAAAAAGAAAAAAGAGAGCATTTTTTCATAAGAGTAAGTCAAGTAAGAGGTATTTTTAAGAAAAAAGATGTAAAACTTCTTGAAGTTCCCTTTAACCTCGATAAAGAAATTGTAAAAAAAATTATTCTGATCGATAAAGAGCTTATACCTTTAATTGACATTATTAAACTAGTTGAAAAGAGGAAATAG
- the hslV gene encoding ATP-dependent protease subunit HslV, whose translation MIRSTTVLGILKDGKAVIGADGQVTLGETVLKHSAKKVTKIYNDEVLVGFAGSVADAYTLFENLEKNLKEYKGDLLRASVELARKWRTDKFLRRLEALLAVLNRERALIITGGGEVVEPEYGIVAIGSGAAYARAAALALLKNTNLSPREIVEESLKIAAEICIYTNQNFTILEL comes from the coding sequence ATGATAAGGTCAACCACAGTTCTGGGGATTTTAAAGGATGGAAAGGCGGTTATAGGGGCTGATGGACAGGTAACTCTCGGAGAGACTGTATTAAAACATAGTGCAAAAAAAGTAACAAAAATTTATAACGATGAAGTTCTAGTTGGTTTTGCAGGTTCTGTTGCAGATGCTTACACCCTATTTGAAAATCTTGAAAAAAATCTTAAAGAATACAAGGGTGATCTCCTTAGAGCCTCAGTGGAATTGGCAAGAAAATGGAGAACAGATAAATTCTTAAGAAGACTTGAAGCCCTTCTTGCTGTGTTAAATAGAGAAAGAGCACTTATAATAACAGGGGGAGGAGAAGTAGTTGAACCTGAATATGGTATAGTTGCCATTGGGTCAGGCGCTGCTTATGCTAGGGCTGCTGCCTTAGCCCTTTTAAAAAACACAAACTTAAGCCCAAGGGAAATAGTTGAAGAATCCCTTAAAATTGCTGCTGAAATTTGTATATACACAAACCAAAACTTTACAATACTTGAACTATGA
- a CDS encoding Glu/Leu/Phe/Val dehydrogenase dimerization domain-containing protein has product MLEEFKNFITKACKEIGFPEGIISLILEPELIEIRNIPYDHEGKVHTFKCIRVVHSTKKPSFLGPIRIKENINLDELKLFSLFTTLQGYLLNIPFSGVSAGIEANEFFIKNNKTRRLLTEKFVSLINDDNTFFFPEEGYEEEDAFLYNFTGKIPEMGGVPQRREILKRGLKIFFDKFSEMENISFKNKRVFIQGAGKISLLFFEIMNEINAKVIGISDSKGAIISNNIEYEKLLLLKKEKGSVKELDGEKITNAELLMGETDILILCGPSDVIKQSNFEKIRAKVIIEVAPSAINHEIYEILSKNKKVLPDIIVGLPIIYINSLEALKRSSLLFLEEEIRYYENNLKNIFSDIYAFSVAKNKSLKLSAHMVSLLKFGRLLFYRGP; this is encoded by the coding sequence ATGTTAGAAGAATTTAAAAATTTCATAACTAAGGCTTGTAAAGAAATTGGGTTTCCAGAGGGAATTATTTCTTTAATTTTAGAGCCTGAACTTATTGAAATAAGAAATATCCCATACGATCATGAGGGAAAAGTTCATACATTTAAGTGTATAAGGGTAGTTCACTCAACCAAAAAGCCCTCTTTTCTTGGACCTATAAGAATAAAAGAAAATATTAATCTTGATGAACTAAAATTATTTTCTCTTTTTACAACACTACAGGGTTATCTTTTAAATATTCCTTTTTCTGGAGTTTCTGCAGGAATTGAGGCTAACGAATTCTTCATTAAAAATAATAAAACAAGAAGACTTCTTACGGAAAAGTTCGTTTCTTTAATAAATGATGATAATACATTTTTCTTTCCTGAAGAGGGTTATGAAGAGGAAGACGCATTTCTTTACAATTTTACTGGTAAAATACCAGAAATGGGTGGTGTTCCTCAAAGAAGAGAAATTTTAAAAAGGGGGTTAAAAATTTTTTTTGACAAATTCTCAGAAATGGAAAATATAAGTTTTAAAAATAAAAGAGTTTTTATTCAGGGTGCAGGTAAAATTTCTCTTCTCTTTTTTGAAATAATGAACGAAATTAATGCAAAAGTTATAGGAATATCAGATTCAAAGGGAGCAATAATTTCTAATAACATTGAATATGAAAAACTTTTATTATTGAAAAAAGAAAAAGGATCCGTCAAAGAATTAGATGGAGAAAAAATTACAAACGCAGAGCTTTTAATGGGTGAAACAGATATACTTATACTCTGTGGTCCCTCAGATGTTATAAAACAGAGTAATTTTGAAAAGATAAGAGCAAAGGTAATTATTGAGGTAGCTCCATCAGCGATAAATCACGAAATCTATGAAATACTCTCGAAAAATAAAAAAGTACTACCCGATATAATTGTAGGATTACCCATAATTTATATAAACTCCCTTGAAGCCTTAAAGAGAAGTTCGCTCCTTTTTCTCGAAGAAGAAATTAGATATTATGAAAACAATTTAAAAAACATTTTCTCAGATATTTACGCCTTTAGTGTGGCGAAAAATAAATCTTTAAAACTTTCAGCCCATATGGTTTCTCTTCTTAAATTTGGACGTCTACTTTTTTATAGAGGTCCATAG
- the dapF gene encoding diaminopimelate epimerase, with product MKLNFFKMEGTGNDFIVFFNVNPKKVSKFISALCDRKRGIGADGVLFSLEDKEFDFKMIYFNSDGKRAKFCANGARCLIYLNYLKTKKRKFNFIADDGKHYGEYLGNNLVKLKVLVSPSVKNICISDKEYTLIDTGVPHLICEEEDIDEINVIERGAFLRYHKLFEPEGTNVDFISIIDENKVKIRTYERGVEDEVLSCGTGAVAAAFYLRLKNKKDNFEIFTRGGDTLKVTFINDEAFLIGKVNLTFKGEINLKSLDVRRI from the coding sequence ATGAAGTTGAATTTTTTTAAGATGGAAGGAACGGGTAACGATTTTATTGTTTTTTTCAATGTAAATCCAAAAAAAGTATCAAAGTTTATTTCTGCCTTATGTGATAGAAAAAGAGGAATAGGAGCTGATGGTGTTTTGTTTTCTTTAGAAGATAAAGAATTTGACTTTAAAATGATTTATTTCAACTCAGATGGAAAAAGGGCAAAATTTTGTGCAAATGGAGCAAGGTGCCTGATCTACCTTAATTATCTTAAAACTAAAAAGAGAAAATTTAATTTTATTGCTGATGATGGAAAACATTACGGCGAATATTTGGGAAATAATCTTGTTAAACTTAAAGTCTTGGTGTCTCCCTCGGTAAAGAATATTTGTATCTCAGACAAAGAATACACGTTAATAGATACGGGTGTCCCTCATCTTATATGCGAAGAAGAGGATATCGATGAAATTAACGTTATTGAAAGGGGAGCCTTTTTAAGGTATCACAAACTTTTTGAGCCTGAAGGGACCAATGTGGATTTTATTTCTATAATTGATGAGAATAAGGTAAAAATAAGGACGTATGAAAGGGGAGTAGAGGATGAAGTCCTATCCTGTGGCACAGGTGCTGTTGCTGCTGCCTTTTACTTAAGACTTAAAAATAAAAAAGATAATTTTGAAATCTTTACAAGAGGCGGTGATACTTTAAAAGTCACTTTTATAAATGATGAAGCCTTTTTAATAGGAAAAGTAAATTTAACCTTTAAAGGGGAAATTAACCTAAAATCCCTCGATGTTAGAAGAATTTAA
- a CDS encoding citrate (Si)-synthase, eukaryotic produces the protein MLKERLREKIEKRVKEVKEFREKYGNRVISEVTVDQAYGGMRDVKCMVWEGSLLDPNEGIRFRGYTIPEVREKLPKAKGFNEPLPEGIFYLLLIGEFPTEEDIKEIQDEFKKRMDLPSYVVEMMKKMPSDTHPMTLFSMGILAMQRESKFTKAYWEGIPKAKYWEYFYEDTLDLLAKVPVVAAYVYRYLYRGGNFIDPKPELDWAANLAYMMGYENPEVYELMRLYMVLHCDHEGGNVSAHTGHLVSSALSDVYYSISAALNGLAGPLHGLANQEVLRWILNLKEKFKDQPITKEVLEKYCWDTINSGQVIPGYGHAVLRKTDPRYIAFREFALKYMPDDEIFKIVSMLYEVVPPILQQLQKVKDPWPNVDAHSGCVLYHYGITEFPFYTVLFGVSRAIGITVQLIWDRALGLPIERPKSVTLEWLKENVK, from the coding sequence ATGTTAAAGGAAAGATTAAGAGAAAAAATTGAAAAAAGAGTAAAAGAAGTAAAAGAATTTAGGGAAAAATATGGTAATAGAGTAATTTCTGAGGTAACAGTGGACCAAGCCTATGGTGGAATGAGGGATGTAAAATGCATGGTATGGGAAGGTTCACTTCTTGATCCTAATGAGGGAATAAGATTTAGGGGTTACACAATTCCAGAAGTTAGAGAGAAACTTCCAAAGGCAAAAGGTTTTAATGAACCTTTACCTGAAGGGATATTTTATCTCTTACTGATCGGTGAATTTCCAACTGAAGAGGATATAAAGGAAATACAGGATGAATTTAAAAAGAGGATGGATCTTCCATCTTATGTAGTTGAAATGATGAAAAAAATGCCTTCAGATACACATCCTATGACTTTATTCTCAATGGGAATTCTTGCAATGCAGAGAGAATCCAAGTTCACTAAAGCCTACTGGGAGGGAATTCCTAAGGCTAAATATTGGGAGTATTTTTATGAAGATACTTTAGATCTTTTAGCAAAAGTACCTGTTGTCGCCGCTTATGTTTATAGATATCTTTACAGAGGGGGGAATTTTATAGATCCTAAGCCAGAGCTCGATTGGGCAGCAAATTTGGCTTACATGATGGGTTATGAAAATCCTGAAGTTTATGAGTTAATGAGGCTTTATATGGTTCTTCACTGTGATCATGAGGGAGGAAACGTTTCAGCTCATACAGGGCACCTTGTTTCATCGGCTCTTTCTGATGTTTATTATTCGATTTCAGCAGCCTTAAATGGTCTTGCAGGTCCTTTGCATGGTCTTGCCAACCAAGAAGTTTTGAGATGGATTTTGAATTTAAAGGAAAAGTTTAAGGATCAGCCAATTACAAAGGAAGTTCTTGAAAAGTACTGTTGGGATACTATAAATTCAGGCCAGGTAATTCCAGGATATGGGCATGCGGTTTTAAGAAAGACAGATCCAAGGTATATTGCTTTTAGAGAGTTTGCTTTAAAGTATATGCCTGATGATGAGATCTTTAAGATTGTTTCTATGCTTTATGAGGTTGTTCCTCCTATTTTGCAGCAGCTTCAGAAAGTAAAGGATCCATGGCCAAATGTGGACGCTCATTCAGGTTGTGTTCTTTATCATTATGGAATAACTGAGTTTCCATTTTATACGGTTTTGTTTGGTGTTTCAAGGGCTATCGGTATAACAGTTCAGTTAATATGGGATAGAGCCTTAGGTTTACCTATTGAAAGACCAAAGAGTGTGACTCTTGAGTGGTTGAAGGAGAATGTTAAGTAG
- the rpe gene encoding ribulose-phosphate 3-epimerase, with the protein MIKNRIRIGPSIIAGDFSNLKKTIRKIEKSNSDFIHVDVMDGNFVNNITFGPMIVEAIRKLTNMPISIHLMIIEPIRYIKRFKNSVPALISFHIESTKKVRETIEEIHHFTRAGLALNPETKIEEIESYLNDIEEVLVMSVNPGFSGQKFIEGVLDKIKMIREVKEKNKYKFEIAVDGGLNKETIPLVLEAGATTLCIGSFFFKYRNIKSYIKKLKNLE; encoded by the coding sequence ATGATTAAAAATAGAATAAGGATTGGTCCTTCAATAATTGCCGGTGATTTTAGTAATCTCAAAAAGACAATAAGAAAAATTGAAAAATCAAATTCAGATTTTATCCATGTCGATGTAATGGATGGAAATTTCGTTAATAATATAACCTTTGGTCCTATGATTGTGGAAGCGATAAGGAAATTAACAAACATGCCGATTAGTATTCACCTTATGATTATTGAACCAATAAGATATATAAAAAGATTTAAAAATTCTGTACCTGCTCTTATTTCTTTTCATATAGAATCTACAAAAAAAGTAAGAGAAACAATTGAAGAAATTCATCATTTCACAAGAGCAGGGCTTGCTCTAAATCCAGAAACAAAAATCGAAGAAATAGAAAGCTATTTAAACGATATTGAAGAGGTTTTGGTTATGAGCGTAAATCCCGGATTTTCCGGTCAAAAATTTATTGAAGGAGTTTTAGATAAAATAAAAATGATCAGAGAAGTTAAAGAAAAAAATAAATATAAATTTGAAATAGCAGTAGATGGAGGCCTAAATAAAGAAACTATTCCTTTAGTATTAGAGGCAGGTGCAACTACTCTCTGTATCGGTTCCTTTTTCTTTAAGTATAGAAATATAAAAAGTTATATAAAAAAGCTAAAAAATTTAGAGTAA